The region GCTCGAAGACTGGCTCGCCGCCGACGAGTACCGACACTGGCCCGAGAGCGCCCGACGGGAATTTCTGGCCCGTGCACCCGAGTTGTACAAAAAACGCGGCACGAAAGCCGGCTTGCGGGCAATCCTCGAGTTGTACCTACGACATGCAACAGGATCACGTGACGGCGTAACCCAATCACCAACCGGCCGTGAGACTTCCATCGATGACGATCGCGGCGGTCAGGGCGACATCGGCACAGGTCATCGCCTGTTTTTTGTCGATCCCTCCGACGTCGGTCGGCTCGACGACCCAGCCGCCCAAGAGTACGCTTCGATGCTGTCCGGGGACCGAGCGTTCGCCCTGTTCTGTGGCCCCTTCGAATCCAACGACCACCAAGCGGCAGTTGAGCACATCGTCGAAACCGAAAAACCGGCTCACGTCGACGCGCACGTCCTCGCACTCGAGGATGAGTTAACCCTCGGCGGCAGTACGTTCCTCGGACTCAACAGCAGTCTCCAGACGCGGACATTCGCGATGGGCGATGCCGTCCTCGGAGAAGATACGATCCTCGGCACTCGCGGGTCAGACTGAGATCGAATGTGCGTCGTTCCACACATCGGATAGAAGGCGACGTTCTCACCCTGCTCTATCGCGTCTCCGGCCCCAAAACCGAGACACTGGACCTGCTCGAGCAGCTCGAGACCCATGCGTCTGAATTTCTCCCTGTGGATTACGCGGTTGGAACGTCCGCCTCGAGGGTATGGTACTCGTCGTACATCTCGAGTTTGCCATAGCGCTTCGTGTAGTAGAGACGACCGGGACCGAGAACGCGGAATTCGGCAGGTGGTTCGACACCCATACCGATGAAGCAATCCCGAATCTGGCATTTTAGGTGATGAACCAGAAACTCCTGACACCGCTCAAGCGAATCGAATTCGACGGGCAGCAGTTCGATTCGAGCATCGGGGTCGCGAGCGACGGCTGCGTCACCGTCGACAACGTGCTCGGTCCACTCGTCATCGAGATAGAACATCCCGAGATCGGAGACGGCTCCAATCTCGAGTGAGTCACCAAAGTCGATCTCAGGATGGGCGGCGACAGCATCGGTAAACGCCTCCCAGTTCCCGGAGTCTTCTGCAGGCGGCTGCTCGAGGTCGATATCGTAGGTGTCAGCCATACTCATCGCTTGCTCCAAGCCTGTCGACTGATCGGAATCGACCGCGAGGTGGATATCCTTCCGATAAAGGATTTCAGACGGCTCTTCAGCGTTTTCGGGGATCTCAACAACCCGTTCGGTGCCAGCATCGAAATAGCTGGTCACCTGCTGATAAAAGTCACCGAACAACCGCTCGAACTCCTCGAGCGAGAGGTCCTCGAGGGCGACACGGACGGTGTTGAGACGATCCGGATGTTCATCCCATGAGAGCGTCTCGTACCCGCGTTCTTTGTAGACGTAATACCGAGCGAATCGACGAGCCTGCTCGACGTGTTCGTTCCCCTCGTTAGTTCGCTTTGATGGATCGTCTGGATAGCCATCCTGCTCGTGATATTTAATATCTCCGTTGAACTCCATCTCGACCCAGTGTTCCACGTTATTATTATCGTATGTGTAGAGTCCAACTCGCTCACCATTTTCACCGGTGATATTGGCCTTCATTGTAATCACTTACCCAAATCATTCGCCTGTGAATCTCCTTCTCCAGTCTCAGACCCATCACGAAGCCCAAGCTTCTGCTTGAGCGATTTGTATTTGTCTTTAAGGAACTCGATTTCGTCTTCGTACTTCTGACCGACCCATTTGCCGCCTTTATCGAGTGCACGTTTGCCGACCTGTTCGTAAAGGTCTTCGCTGGTCGTGGCTGCGTAGGCCAGCAGCGGCGCACCGATAAGTCCTGTCGCGGCGGTCACGGCACCAGTCGCGACGCCAGCAATCCCTGCTCCGAATGCGAGGCCGCCGGCTAACATTCCCTTCTTCGACGCATCGACAGCATCCACACCATCAGAGCTGTAGACATCCTCTTTTAGCTGTTTCACGTCGTCGATGATTCGATTGACGGACTCTGATAGGTCGGCCCGCTCGTCGTCCTCAATCGCGTGCACTCCGTCCTCGAATTCCGGCTGTTCACCGCCGAGCAAGCTCTCGAGTGTTCCTTTGGCCGACTGCTGAATGTGCACGTCGGTTCCCATCCGATTGACGACCACAGGTTTCTCACCAGACAGTGCTTGTTTCGCCGTCTCGTCAGCTTCCCGCTCGAGTTGGGGATCCGGATCGATCTCTACCTGTGCACCCTCCTGGGGCATCATCGAAACCGTCGCACCACCGTTCTGTTGTTTGACGTGTTCTAACTCGTGCGCGAGTAGGAACGGCCCCTCGCCAGACTCCGGGTCATACTCGCCGGAGTTGAACACGATATCAGTTCCTCAGAGCGCACATTGACTCATCACTTCGATGCGAGCAACTCTTCGTTGTCGGGATCAGTGAAATCGGGATACATCTCGAGAGTTTTGTACTGTTCAGCGGCTTCGATTCGCCCCGGTCCAAGCACACAAAACGCTGTAGGCGGATGTAGCCCCATTCGGATGAAGCAATCCCTGATCTGGCATTTGAGGTAGTGATCAAGGTAGCCACGGAACTCCTCAAGCGGTCCGGGGTCAATCGGTGCGAGTTCGATCAGCGTGTCCGGTTCGCGGTCGAAAGGGTCTCGGTCGGGCTCGCCGATGTGTTCGACGCCGCGGTCGTCAACGAAGGCCGTGTAGAGTGACGAAACGTCGGCAATGGTGAGTTCGTCGTCAACTGTTACATTCTGCGTGCGTGTCACAGTAGCCAGATCCGCGGAGAAACGCTGCCAGTCGTCGACTGATGACGTACTGAATTCATCGATATCAGTGCTATCCCAGATGTCTTCAAGATCCACGCCATGTTCTGATGCGAGGGTTTCAGCCCCCTCAGCGAAATCGGTCTCAAGAGGATCGACACCGAGATAGATGTGCTGGCGGTACAGCACCGAATTTGGGTCAGCCGCAGCGGACGGAATCGGGACCGACCGAGAAATTCCGTCGTCGTGATAACTCCGAAGTTGTTGCTCGAGATCGCCGAATAGGTCGTCGAACGCCGAATCCGAGAGTTCTTGGACCGCTAGCCGAATAGCGTTGATCCGCTCGGGGTGAATCTCTGATGGGACGGTGTCGTAGCCCTGCTCGCAGTAGATGTAGTATTGGGCGAATCGGCGGGCCTGTTCATTCAATTCATTTTCTTCCGGCGTACGATCAGCTGGTTTATCAGCATATGCGGCGCACTGATGTGCTTTTATATCTCCATATCTATCAATTACAATTTTGTGATTCGACTCACCATTATCTATAACAGTAACTGCAACACCAACGTCTTTTTCTCCAATATATTTGGCGTTCATGACTTACCACCCTTCGAACTCGTCAATGATGCCGTCGCCACCGTGTTCAGTTCCACCGAAGCGTTTACGGAACTTTTCATCGATGAGGTTCTCGATGTAGGTACCGAAATCGGCCGATTTCTCGGCGATCGCTTTCGACCCGGCCTCGAAGGCCGGATCGTAGGCAGCTTTTGAGACATCACTGGCGATTCCCGACGCGAGTTCGGTGAGGACTTGCTGGCCGGCAACAGCACCACCAGCAGTCCCTACACCAGGGGCAATCATCGTTCCCACGGCAGCGCCGACTAACCCGCCGGCTGCCCCAATGGCACCTTTTCCAGCGGCCTTCCCAAGCCGGCCTCGCCAAGCGGTATCACCCTTGATAGCGTCGAACAACTCGCCCTGATTCGCCTTGATCTGTTCGACCTCTTTGGCAAGCACTTCCGGGTCTGCAGAGACACGATCACCGAATCGCTCTTCAGCCTCCATGTGGGCCTGCTCGAGCGACTCGGCCTCGGGCATCCGCTGAATGTGAACGTCAGTACCCATTCGGTTGACGACCACTGGCTCGTCACCAGACAGCGCTTGCTTTGCCGTCTCATCAGCTTCCCGCTCGAGTTGTGGATCCGGATCAATTTCCACATCCGCGCCTTCCTGAGGCATCATGCTGATCGCTGCCCCAGTCTGTTGTTTGACGTGTGCGAGTTCGTGAGCCAACAAAAACTGCCCCTCGCCAGATTCCGGGTCGTACTCGCCGGAATTGAACACGATGTCGTTTCCACAGGTGAACGCCTTCGCGTCGATTGCGTCGGCGGCTTCGGCGGCTTTCGCGCCCGTGTGGATGCGTACGTTCGAGAAGTCCGCATCCATGCGCTCCTCGAGCGCGCGTTGAATCGGCTGATCTAACGATTTGCCACCATCGCCGAGTACGTCAAGCACCGTGTCGGGAACCTCGTCCTGACTCGTGCCAGTCCCCTCGAGGGCGCGCTGGATATTGAGCTCGCTGGGTGAGGGTGCGATACCGGGATGGCCGAATACGCCGGAGGAAAGCGGATCGCCACCGTATACCTCGTCCGGGTTCGGCCCGTGCAGGTTCGACTCGTCGGCCAGCGCAGTACCGTGGACTGACTGTGCCCCCATCGCCGCGCTCGAGCGTGTTGATTGCTGGGATGACGTACGCTCGTTCGTTTGGTCGGACGATTGCGTCTTTCGTTTGCGGGACTTTTTCGATCCCATCTACCGACTCACCACATTGGGTGTGGATTTCTGGCGTCGGGGACCACTCAAGCGACTCATACTGTTAGAATTTGTAGTAGTCTATCTTAATAGTTATCGTTCGAATTCGGTGAAATAGTGGGCCAAACTCCGCCGAGACGGCCATCGCGCTCGAGTTGGGGGCCCGGATCGATCTCGACTACTGCACCGGCCTTAGAACCGGTCGAACCCATACTCGTCTGCACAGTAACGGGCGAACACATTCCGAGTGATTACCGAATGACAGCGTTGTGATCGCCGTCTCGAAGGTGTAGTTGCGGATACAGATCGTAGTGGTCGTACCGGCGGGCGTAGATGAACTTCCCGAAGCCGACGACGCGGTATGGCTCCGGTGGAACCTGACCCATCCCGACGAAGCAGTCCCGGATCTGGCAGCGAAGATGATGATCGAGGTACTCCCGGAACTCCTCGAGTGAGCCAGGATCAGCGGGCATCAACTCGAGACGGGCGTCGGGTTCGCGCTCGAGGGGGCTGTCGTTCCACTCGACCTCGTGTTCGCCGCGGGCATCGGGATAGCCGACGTGGATTCCTGACACCGCGCTCAACTCGAGTTCGAGATCGTCGGGATTAGCGAGATCCATCAGGTGCTCGCCAAATTCGGTCCACTCTTCGAGGTCGGCCTCTGAAACGGCAGCTCCGGTTTTCGGGGTCGTTCCCGGTTCGTACTCGAGGCTGTGGGCCTCTGCGAGCGCTCGAGCCTGCTCGGTGAGACCGCTTTCCGCGATGTCGACCCCGAGGTAAGTGTCTAGTTTGTAGATGACCGCATCCGGTTTTTGGACGCCTGCTGGGAGATTGACTGGACGATCAACGGACTCGTGGTGACTCCGGAGTTGCTGGTGTAGTGCGCCGAAGTACTGTTCGAACTCCGCGTCGGAGAGTTGGAGGATGGCTTGCCGAACAGCGTCAATGTAGTCTGGGTTCTCGATGTGCTCGAGCGTGTCGTAGCCGCGCTCGCGATAGACGTGGAATTTAGCGAAGCGACGAGTTTGATTCACGTGTTCATTTTCTTCTTCTGTTCGGTTATCAGGATCGTCGGCATAGCCGTCTTGTTGGTGTGCAGTGATTGTACCGTCCTTTTTCATCTCGATAACATGTTCTGCATCATTATTATCGAGAAGATTTACACCGACCAACCTGTCATTCTCACCAGTGATTACGGCTTTCATTGGTTTCTCACCGCCCCAGATTTACCAACACCTTCGGTTTCTTGACCAGTCAAAGCTCGTTCGTCCTTCAACTCAGCGTACATTTCCGAGATTTCCTGGTACATTCGCTCGAGTTCGGCGGGTTTACCGTCAGGTCGGTTATC is a window of Natronolimnobius sp. AArcel1 DNA encoding:
- a CDS encoding DUF4157 domain-containing protein, giving the protein MGSKKSRKRKTQSSDQTNERTSSQQSTRSSAAMGAQSVHGTALADESNLHGPNPDEVYGGDPLSSGVFGHPGIAPSPSELNIQRALEGTGTSQDEVPDTVLDVLGDGGKSLDQPIQRALEERMDADFSNVRIHTGAKAAEAADAIDAKAFTCGNDIVFNSGEYDPESGEGQFLLAHELAHVKQQTGAAISMMPQEGADVEIDPDPQLEREADETAKQALSGDEPVVVNRMGTDVHIQRMPEAESLEQAHMEAEERFGDRVSADPEVLAKEVEQIKANQGELFDAIKGDTAWRGRLGKAAGKGAIGAAGGLVGAAVGTMIAPGVGTAGGAVAGQQVLTELASGIASDVSKAAYDPAFEAGSKAIAEKSADFGTYIENLIDEKFRKRFGGTEHGGDGIIDEFEGW